One genomic window of Kosmotoga olearia TBF 19.5.1 includes the following:
- a CDS encoding FAD binding domain-containing protein — protein sequence MAFKVILPETEDELMMALMEDNVKIMAGGTDLMVKIRADREKPEKVVLLSKLKGMDEIEDLGDRIRIGCKVTHTQILESELLQKDAKILTMAVREIGSPQIRNKGTLVGNVVNASPAGDSILALYLSNAKVVIRGPKGERSQDIEDFIVGPGKTTLSLGEYVRAIVFEKTGEWFPFFYKVGQRNAMAISVTSVGALVKESKIRIAFGSVAPTVVRAHKAERYFEREGIDGTKLEQFVDYCMEYVTPISDIRASAWYRKEVTKNLITKIIELWNERRGRCAPQC from the coding sequence GTGGCTTTTAAGGTAATACTGCCGGAAACAGAAGACGAACTTATGATGGCTCTCATGGAAGATAATGTAAAAATCATGGCTGGTGGAACTGATTTGATGGTGAAAATACGCGCTGATAGAGAAAAACCAGAAAAGGTTGTTCTTCTTTCAAAGCTCAAGGGAATGGATGAAATTGAAGATCTTGGTGATAGGATAAGGATCGGGTGTAAGGTTACACACACTCAGATACTGGAATCAGAGTTATTACAAAAAGATGCGAAGATCCTTACAATGGCGGTCAGAGAAATTGGTAGTCCGCAGATAAGGAACAAAGGAACTCTGGTAGGTAACGTGGTGAACGCTTCACCTGCTGGCGATTCGATACTTGCTCTTTATCTATCAAATGCAAAGGTGGTAATTCGAGGTCCTAAAGGTGAACGTTCTCAGGATATAGAGGATTTCATTGTTGGCCCTGGAAAAACAACGCTCTCCTTAGGTGAATATGTACGGGCGATTGTTTTTGAAAAAACTGGCGAATGGTTCCCATTTTTCTACAAGGTTGGCCAAAGAAACGCGATGGCTATTTCCGTTACCTCAGTGGGGGCTCTTGTGAAGGAAAGCAAAATTAGGATAGCATTCGGGTCAGTAGCTCCTACTGTGGTTAGAGCTCATAAAGCTGAAAGATATTTCGAAAGAGAAGGAATTGATGGAACAAAACTGGAACAATTCGTTGACTATTGTATGGAATATGTAACTCCTATTAGTGATATTCGTGCTTCCGCTTGGTACAGAAAAGAAGTTACCAAAAATCTGATCACTAAGATCATAGAACTCTGGAATGAAAGGAGGGGGAGATGTGCTCCTCAATGTTAA
- a CDS encoding FAD binding domain-containing protein has product MLLNVKEFLKPTSVEQAFEMLNRDRKHSILLSGGTTVSLMKSTTVEVIIDLKNIKELAEIKETEDGLSVGANITIEDFRKSDLISTFFGNFFSKSFATVGSWQIRNMATIGGSVAPRLGWSDVTTCLLAAGAKLKTFGEEGYRYMDIEDFNKLDRYSKPIITHVILPKDGYLYSFKKLSKSSFDIAIVNFALALKLNSGIVESSRVVIGSRPHFPKRFEKVEQALKGLKIEEVPEHVKPLVFEHFEGGSNFLATEEYRRHMASVLAERAAKEIREMIA; this is encoded by the coding sequence GTGCTCCTCAATGTTAAAGAATTTTTGAAACCCACTTCGGTTGAACAGGCCTTTGAGATGCTGAACAGAGATAGAAAACATTCCATTCTTCTTTCAGGTGGAACAACGGTTTCCCTCATGAAATCGACCACTGTCGAAGTAATAATTGATCTCAAGAACATCAAAGAACTAGCCGAGATAAAAGAGACCGAAGATGGTTTGAGTGTTGGTGCTAATATCACCATAGAAGACTTTAGAAAGTCTGATTTGATCTCCACATTTTTCGGAAATTTTTTCTCCAAAAGTTTTGCAACTGTTGGAAGTTGGCAAATACGTAACATGGCGACTATCGGTGGCTCCGTTGCACCGAGGCTTGGTTGGTCTGATGTAACAACCTGTCTTTTGGCTGCTGGAGCCAAACTTAAAACTTTTGGAGAAGAAGGCTATCGTTACATGGATATCGAAGATTTCAACAAGCTGGATAGGTACAGTAAGCCCATCATAACCCACGTTATTTTGCCCAAAGATGGCTATCTCTACTCTTTCAAGAAACTGTCGAAATCATCATTCGATATTGCCATCGTTAATTTTGCTCTCGCATTAAAACTAAATTCAGGAATTGTGGAAAGCTCGCGGGTGGTTATAGGCTCACGTCCGCACTTCCCAAAGCGTTTCGAAAAGGTTGAACAAGCCCTCAAGGGGTTAAAAATTGAGGAAGTTCCAGAGCACGTTAAACCATTAGTTTTTGAGCATTTTGAAGGCGGCAGTAATTTCCTCGCCACAGAAGAATACCGTAGGCACATGGCCTCTGTTTTGGCAGAAAGAGCAGCAAAGGAAATTCGGGAGATGATAGCATGA
- a CDS encoding (2Fe-2S)-binding protein: protein MRISLEVNGKLHEVEIDPGEMLLDVLRRLGYKSVRRSCNSASCGTCTVLLNGKPILSCSTFAASVDGQSVETVESLNENDELHPIQEALLEEGGSQCGFCIPGLTMTTKAFLEQNPDPTEEEIREALNGNICRCTGYEAQTRAIKKAAKRLRGDENV, encoded by the coding sequence ATGAGGATAAGTCTAGAAGTTAATGGAAAACTTCATGAAGTCGAAATTGATCCAGGAGAAATGCTTCTGGATGTTTTGAGAAGACTTGGATATAAGAGTGTGAGAAGAAGCTGTAACTCAGCAAGCTGTGGAACCTGCACGGTGTTGCTCAACGGTAAACCAATTCTGTCGTGTAGTACCTTTGCAGCTTCTGTTGATGGCCAAAGCGTAGAAACCGTTGAATCCTTGAATGAAAATGATGAGCTACATCCAATTCAGGAAGCCCTTCTTGAAGAAGGTGGATCTCAATGTGGTTTTTGTATTCCGGGACTTACAATGACAACTAAAGCATTTCTTGAACAGAACCCTGACCCCACAGAAGAGGAGATCAGGGAAGCTTTGAACGGAAATATCTGTCGTTGTACCGGTTATGAAGCCCAAACCAGAGCAATCAAAAAAGCAGCAAAACGTCTTAGGGGTGATGAGAATGTTTGA
- a CDS encoding XdhC family protein, with translation MKDPRKLWEILIGLDEPFVIATVCNTKTSSERMEGEVFGMTYAGKFYGEAEGEFRRFLEANMTKAMKTSMSFMETYIEHRSVAALWGATCGERTSVFFHYVGPSPKVYIFGAGKLSERVAKILVAADFDVVVMDDNENFLRNFDKICSYRKINYDEPGSFPTIEARDFCVVLTRGHTKDFEALQICLASKARYIGLIGSNKKNSELKERMFRAGYTEEAWERVKTPIGIEIGAQTPGEIAIAIAAEIVKVKNEKQ, from the coding sequence TTGAAAGACCCGAGAAAGCTATGGGAGATACTCATAGGTCTCGATGAACCTTTTGTTATCGCGACTGTTTGTAATACAAAAACCTCCAGCGAAAGAATGGAAGGAGAGGTTTTTGGAATGACTTATGCCGGGAAATTTTATGGAGAAGCTGAAGGAGAATTCAGGAGATTTCTCGAAGCCAATATGACAAAAGCGATGAAGACGTCTATGAGTTTTATGGAAACATACATAGAGCATAGAAGTGTCGCGGCCCTATGGGGGGCAACCTGTGGTGAACGTACATCGGTTTTTTTTCATTACGTTGGCCCGTCACCGAAGGTATACATCTTTGGTGCCGGAAAGTTATCAGAAAGGGTTGCAAAAATACTTGTAGCTGCTGATTTTGATGTGGTGGTAATGGATGACAATGAGAACTTCCTGAGAAATTTTGATAAAATCTGTAGTTACAGAAAAATCAATTACGACGAGCCCGGGAGCTTTCCGACAATAGAAGCGAGGGATTTCTGTGTTGTGTTGACCAGAGGGCACACCAAAGATTTCGAGGCTTTGCAGATATGTCTCGCTTCAAAAGCAAGATACATTGGACTGATTGGTTCAAATAAGAAAAATTCTGAACTTAAAGAGAGGATGTTTAGAGCAGGCTATACAGAGGAAGCGTGGGAACGCGTAAAGACACCGATAGGGATAGAGATAGGTGCTCAAACACCTGGCGAAATAGCAATAGCCATTGCCGCTGAAATAGTAAAGGTAAAAAACGAAAAACAATAA